One window of the Saccopteryx bilineata isolate mSacBil1 chromosome 2, mSacBil1_pri_phased_curated, whole genome shotgun sequence genome contains the following:
- the LYZ gene encoding lysozyme C, which translates to MKALLISGLLLLSVTVQGKVFERCELARTLKRQGLDGYRGISLANWMCLAKWESDFNTRATNYNPGSKSTDYGIFQINSRYWCEDGKTPKSVNACRISCNALLQDDISEAVTCAKRVVRDPQGIRAWVAWRNRCQNKDVTQYIQGCGV; encoded by the exons ATGAAGGCGCTCCTTATTTCAgggcttctcctcctctctgtcaccGTCCAGGGCAAGGTCTTTGAAAGATGTGAGTTAGCCAGAACCCTGAAAAGACAAGGATTGGATGGCTACAGAGGAATCAGCTTGGCAAACT GGATGTGTTTGGCCAAATGGGAAAGTGATTTCAACACACGAGCTACAAACTACAATCCTGGAAGCAAAAGCACTGATTATGGGATATTTCAGATCAATAGCCGCTACTGGTGTGAAGATGGCAAAACCCCAAAATCAGTTAATGCCTGTCGCATATCCTGCAATG CTTTGCTGCAAGATGACATCTCTGAAGCGGTAACATGTGCCAAGAGGGTGGTCAGGGATCCACAAGGCATCAGAGCATG GGTGGCATGGAGAAATCGTTGTCAAAACAAAGATGTCACTCAGTATATTCAGGGCTGTGGAGTGTAA